One window from the genome of Paramisgurnus dabryanus chromosome 24, PD_genome_1.1, whole genome shotgun sequence encodes:
- the LOC135723846 gene encoding uncharacterized protein gives MSRRCYFHPDCKSPIYGLPKDDKIRQQWLNFIFNSSSEHNNPNIFLCAAHFTEDSFLNREEYNAGFTQMLNLKNESVPTLTGQLANNGPKPDVDYCESSVYVTDGSSTDDLDSMSTNKHLYEETSGPTQESELSLTLLCYSESDSDQEDESSDKTTKKSQNFVCKAEERQQTMVKMCSVQLEDCKNLMEIKAETTEEEHNTDDDDDEDDDLVPSDEPCDDNDDQSTSSDEINESSDEEKTHKCPYCKKIFSDTWKVKLHVRLHTKEKSYQCSICGKTFKLSSSLKSHEKTHSDEKPFSCSHCDKCFRNKYNLKEHEKVHTGEKPYLCQHCGKSFSNSTGLKDHLRVHTGEKPYHCSQCGKNFAHPQAFRLHLRVHTGVKPFPCSFCGKNFTRRDNLATHQRIHTGEKPYKCTQCDKGFTQAVLLRLHQKKHGGGKH, from the exons ATGTCAAGACGGTGTTATTTTCACCCCGACTGCAAATCTCCTATATATGGCCTTCCTAAGGATGACAAAATTAGGCAGCAATggttaaattttatttttaactcgAGTTCTGAACATAACAACCCCAACATATTTCTCTGTGCTGCGCATTTTACAGAGGACAGCTTCCTTAATCGTGAAGAGTACAATGCTGGTTTCACACAAATGCTTAACTTGAAAAATGAATCAGTTCCTACTTTAACAGGACAACTTGCTAATAATGGACCAAAACCT GATGTGGATTATTGTGAATCTTCAGTGTATGTGACTGATGGGAGCTCCACAGACGATCTGGATTCAATGAGCACCAACAAACATCTCTATGAAGAGACATCCGGTCCCACACAGGAATCAGAGCTCAGTCTCACTTTACTCTGTTACAGCGAGTCAGACAGTGATCAGGAGGATGAATCTTCTGATAAAACCACCAAAAAGTCACAGAATTTTGTCTGTAAAGCTGAAGAACGGCAGCAGACCATggtgaagatgtgttcagtccaacTGGAGGACTGCAAGAACCTGATGGAGATAAAAGCAGAAACCACAGAAGAGGAACATAacactgatgatgatgatgatgaagatgatgatctTGTTCCTTCGGATGAGCCTTGTGATGACAATGATGATCAATCTACTTCTTCAG ATGAGATCAATGAATCTTCCGATGAagaaaaaacacacaagtgtCCATACTGTAAGAAGATATTTTCCGATACGTGGAAGGTTAAGTTACATGTGCGTCTACACACCAAAGAGAAATCGTATCAATGCAGCATATGTGGGAAAACCTTTAAGCTTTCAAGTTCTTTAAAGTCACACGAAAAAACACACAGTGATGAGAAACCCTTTTCAtgttcacactgtgataaaTGTTTTAGAAATAAATATAATCTAAAAGAACACGAgaaagttcacactggagagaaaccgtaCCTGTGCCAAcactgtgggaagagtttcTCTAACTCTACTGGTTTAAAAGATCATCTAAGAGTTCACACCGGAGAAAAACCGTATCATTGTTCTCAATGTGGAAAGAACTTTGCACATCCCCAGGCCTTTAGGCTTCATCTGCGAGTTCACACTGGAGTTAAACCTTTTCCGTGTAGTTTTTGTGGGAAGAATTTCACTCGACGGGACAATTTGGCGACACATCAGAGAATTCATACgggagaaaaaccttacaagTGCACCCAGTGTGATAAGGGATTTACACAAGCGGTTCTCCTGAGACTCCATCAGAAAAAACATGGTGGAGGAAAACATTAA